The Candidatus Goldiibacteriota bacterium genome contains a region encoding:
- a CDS encoding chloride channel protein has protein sequence MFKKTGVNRLKMSEKFKKSTGIYNYVVKRAAGFIAHTGVMTTGRWIYFGAIVGVISAVCAMLFTVSLKFTGFIFLETIAGIKTSSLGMMIFEEGYKKWLILVVPAFGGLVSGWLTTKFAPDAKGHGTDYVIKSFHKNAGNIFLRVPVVKIIATAFVIGTGGSAGREGPIAQIGAGFASVIARAMKLNDREKRLLIMAGAAGGIAAIFGAPLGGAIFAAEVLYRNHELEAEVILPAIISSIVAFSIFRSVMGIERLFSIGSVSFSSAYELIPYTILGVACAIAGVMFVKLFNRVKTAFNGYNKISVIFKPALGGFLLGVMALYLPGVLGGGYQYMQMAFDGSIPVLLMFLLAAGKMVSTSLTIGSGGSGGIFAPSLFIGAMTGGAIGGVLRYLLPPGWMPPEAAFIAVGMGGLFASVARVPLASLIMVSEMTRGYDLLVPMMLVSVIAFLLNRKPYTVYDEQADGLVDSPAHRGDFEMDVLEDIIVTPDIIEKGAVTLPRRAPIKKAIDTAMNSKQGIFPVIDQKDGGRVVGVFSLQDIKEYILESGLGEETLVEDITQHDFIRIHIGEGLHSVVDKFTANDADALPVIDEKTGMLTGMFSRDALIKLYNKKLIALSLRKGKPGNKPAVK, from the coding sequence ATGTTTAAAAAAACAGGAGTAAACCGGCTGAAAATGTCAGAAAAGTTCAAAAAAAGCACAGGTATTTACAATTATGTTGTAAAACGCGCGGCGGGATTTATCGCCCATACGGGAGTAATGACCACTGGGCGCTGGATATATTTTGGGGCTATAGTGGGTGTTATTTCCGCTGTATGCGCCATGTTATTTACTGTTTCGCTTAAGTTTACGGGATTTATTTTTCTTGAAACTATTGCGGGAATTAAAACATCTTCACTTGGCATGATGATATTTGAAGAGGGATATAAAAAATGGCTTATCCTTGTGGTGCCGGCTTTTGGCGGCCTGGTTTCCGGCTGGCTTACGACAAAATTCGCCCCTGACGCAAAAGGGCACGGCACGGATTATGTGATTAAAAGTTTTCATAAAAACGCGGGTAATATTTTTTTAAGGGTGCCTGTTGTTAAAATAATCGCCACGGCATTTGTGATTGGAACCGGCGGGTCAGCAGGCCGCGAAGGCCCCATAGCGCAGATAGGAGCGGGGTTTGCGTCTGTTATTGCCAGGGCAATGAAGCTTAATGACAGGGAAAAAAGGCTGTTAATTATGGCCGGCGCGGCAGGCGGAATTGCGGCTATTTTTGGAGCCCCGTTAGGCGGCGCGATTTTTGCGGCGGAAGTCCTTTATAGAAATCACGAACTGGAAGCGGAAGTTATTCTTCCTGCGATTATTTCGTCAATTGTGGCGTTTTCCATATTCCGAAGTGTGATGGGTATAGAGAGGCTTTTCAGCATCGGATCGGTGTCATTCAGTTCCGCGTATGAACTTATTCCGTATACCATACTTGGCGTGGCATGCGCTATTGCCGGTGTTATGTTTGTTAAGTTGTTTAACAGGGTTAAAACGGCGTTTAACGGATACAATAAAATATCTGTAATTTTTAAACCGGCGCTTGGAGGGTTCCTGCTTGGGGTTATGGCCCTATATCTGCCGGGAGTGCTTGGCGGCGGATATCAGTATATGCAGATGGCCTTTGACGGTTCTATTCCGGTTCTTCTTATGTTTCTTCTGGCTGCCGGTAAAATGGTTTCAACATCGCTTACCATTGGCTCGGGCGGTTCCGGAGGCATATTTGCCCCGTCGCTTTTTATCGGAGCAATGACAGGAGGCGCAATTGGAGGAGTATTAAGATATCTGCTTCCGCCGGGATGGATGCCGCCGGAAGCGGCATTTATTGCCGTGGGAATGGGCGGCCTTTTTGCAAGTGTTGCCAGAGTGCCGCTTGCCAGCCTGATAATGGTATCTGAAATGACAAGGGGGTATGACCTTCTTGTGCCAATGATGCTTGTATCTGTTATTGCTTTTCTGCTTAACAGAAAACCTTATACGGTGTATGACGAGCAGGCTGACGGGCTGGTTGATTCACCCGCTCACAGGGGGGATTTTGAAATGGATGTTCTGGAGGATATAATTGTAACGCCTGATATAATTGAAAAGGGAGCCGTTACACTTCCAAGGCGTGCGCCTATTAAAAAGGCAATTGATACGGCTATGAATTCAAAACAGGGGATTTTTCCCGTGATTGACCAGAAAGACGGAGGCCGGGTTGTTGGAGTTTTTTCCCTGCAGGATATAAAGGAATATATTCTGGAAAGCGGACTTGGGGAAGAAACTCTTGTGGAGGATATAACCCAGCATGATTTTATCCGTATTCATATCGGAGAAGGGCTTCATTCTGTGGTGGATAAATTCACAGCCAATGACGCTGACGCGCTTCCCGTGATTGATGAAAAAACAGGAATGCTGACGGGCATGTTTTCAAGGGACGCGCTCATCAAACTTTATAATAAAAAGCTGATAGCCTTATCTTTAAGAAAGGGAAAACCCGGGAACAAGCCCGCCGTGAAGTAA
- a CDS encoding PilZ domain-containing protein, with protein MALQRREVRTSERFECNATASYKKLGEYISSIDLGYRSAKAKNISRGGVCVLMPAPVEKGDVLLIDVTLEGSAASINAICEVMWCCKSGECYEAGLCFINIEGKDSKCVENLGVKSKKVN; from the coding sequence ATGGCTTTGCAGCGCAGGGAAGTCAGGACGTCTGAAAGATTTGAGTGCAATGCTACAGCTTCATACAAAAAGCTGGGAGAATACATAAGCTCCATAGACCTTGGATACAGGTCCGCAAAAGCTAAAAATATAAGCAGGGGCGGTGTCTGTGTTTTAATGCCGGCGCCTGTTGAAAAAGGGGATGTGCTTCTTATTGATGTCACTCTTGAAGGTTCTGCCGCGTCAATAAACGCGATCTGTGAAGTGATGTGGTGCTGCAAGTCAGGGGAATGTTATGAAGCAGGCCTTTGTTTCATTAATATTGAAGGAAAAGATTCAAAGTGCGTTGAAAATCTGGGTGTAAAATCAAAGAAGGTAAACTGA
- a CDS encoding PilZ domain-containing protein — protein sequence MVEMPQNKREFTRINAETQAIYKVLGEPIDLSGTGYLKTTTKNISNGGLCISAPRKITKGYIVKVGLELETSEKPISAFCEVKWCAKSGSEFEAGLKFLGLEDEDMENLKSYVSGSKNIH from the coding sequence ATGGTTGAAATGCCTCAGAATAAGAGAGAATTCACAAGAATAAACGCTGAAACACAGGCAATTTATAAAGTGCTTGGAGAGCCTATTGACCTTTCAGGAACAGGTTATTTAAAGACGACCACCAAAAATATATCCAATGGCGGATTATGCATCAGCGCCCCCCGTAAAATCACAAAAGGTTATATTGTTAAAGTTGGGCTGGAACTGGAAACATCCGAAAAACCCATAAGCGCGTTCTGTGAAGTTAAGTGGTGCGCCAAGTCGGGTTCTGAATTTGAAGCGGGTTTGAAATTCTTAGGGCTTGAAGATGAAGATATGGAAAATCTGAAATCATATGTGTCCGGAAGTAAAAACATCCATTAG
- a CDS encoding 5-formyltetrahydrofolate cyclo-ligase, producing the protein MDKTLLRKKLRFKRNCLPQTELAPQSRLIIKNLLNLIPVKKGMTVMAYISTQSEVRTSYLINYLHKTGAVVCVPWIRGNDIVPVILTKGNHLEKDAYGIKVPVIKKVMTDIRKIDVVAAPGIGFDRQGNRIGFGKGYYDRFLRKLSGKTIKTALAFSCQLVKKIPAEKHDIRMDFIITEKEIIDRRKKKEKL; encoded by the coding sequence ATGGATAAAACATTGTTACGAAAAAAACTGCGCTTTAAGCGCAACTGCCTTCCCCAAACAGAGCTTGCGCCGCAAAGCAGGCTTATAATTAAAAATCTTTTGAATCTGATACCCGTTAAAAAAGGGATGACTGTCATGGCATACATAAGCACTCAAAGCGAAGTCAGAACATCTTACCTTATAAATTACCTGCATAAAACCGGCGCTGTGGTCTGCGTCCCATGGATTCGCGGCAATGATATTGTACCTGTCATTTTAACAAAAGGTAATCATTTAGAAAAAGATGCTTATGGTATAAAGGTGCCTGTCATTAAGAAAGTAATGACAGATATAAGAAAAATAGACGTTGTCGCGGCTCCCGGTATTGGTTTTGACAGGCAGGGAAACAGGATTGGTTTCGGAAAAGGATATTATGACAGGTTCCTTAGAAAACTTTCCGGGAAAACCATAAAAACAGCGCTTGCTTTTTCCTGCCAGCTTGTAAAAAAAATTCCCGCGGAAAAGCATGATATAAGAATGGATTTCATCATTACGGAAAAAGAAATTATTGACCGCAGAAAGAAAAAGGAGAAATTATGA
- a CDS encoding NUDIX hydrolase has protein sequence MKTPEKLISRRLGYKGRIITVFTDIISLKGRRLKRDLITHPGSAVIIPVLDINKKIILLIKQYRYAAKQYMIELPAGTRDNNESTLACAGREIIEETGFAAKKLKKILNFYPTPGVMNENMDIYIATGLTPAVKKPDWDEDIETAALTLDKALGMIDKGKIRDAKTITSLLMLDRIYRTSSLKKRYLK, from the coding sequence ATGAAAACACCGGAAAAACTTATTTCAAGGCGCCTTGGATATAAAGGGAGGATAATAACGGTATTTACGGATATAATAAGCCTTAAAGGGCGAAGGCTTAAGCGCGACCTTATCACCCACCCCGGTTCCGCGGTAATTATTCCGGTTCTTGATATAAATAAAAAAATAATCCTCCTGATAAAACAATACAGATACGCCGCGAAACAATACATGATTGAATTGCCTGCCGGAACAAGGGACAACAATGAATCCACCCTTGCGTGTGCCGGGCGTGAAATAATTGAAGAGACCGGCTTTGCCGCGAAAAAACTTAAAAAAATCCTTAACTTCTACCCTACCCCGGGAGTTATGAACGAAAATATGGATATTTATATTGCCACAGGCTTAACCCCCGCGGTTAAAAAACCTGACTGGGACGAAGATATTGAAACAGCCGCTTTAACGCTTGATAAAGCGCTTGGGATGATTGATAAAGGTAAAATAAGGGATGCAAAAACCATAACAAGCCTGCTTATGCTGGACAGAATATACAGGACTTCAAGCCTGAAAAAAAGGTATTTGAAATAA